A window of Athene noctua chromosome 27, bAthNoc1.hap1.1, whole genome shotgun sequence genomic DNA:
CACATGCGGCCTCCCgccttccttctccccttcctcctgccacaGCGACTGGAGCcgcggcggggagccggggggggccggggggcgccggaGCCGAGGACGCTGGAGCGGGGCCCGGGACGGCGGCAGGGGGCGAGGGGGGTCCGGGTCgtgctgccccccgcccccgcccggcccccgcccgctcccgccccgccccagcccgCGGGCGGGGGCACCGGCTGCTGgagccgccccgtcccgccccgtcccgtccgcCCGGACTTTACCTCCCGGCCGGGCCCGCGCCGTTCCGGGCCATGtgagccgcggggccgggccgcggggccgccaCCGGCAGCGGGATGGAGCGCAGGAAGGTCTTCGTGGTGCTCGACGTGCTCTGCCTGGCGGTCGGTGAGggctcggtaccggcgcggccgcggccccccccgggaGGCTCCGGAGCGTCCCCCCGATCCCCCCCGGTGGGGCGGTAacgggggttcggggggggggggtgcgcgtccccgtccccccccgcccccggcgccaGCCCCTTGCCGGTGCTGCGGGGCCGgaccgggggcagcccggggggcaCCTGCCCGGGCCCTGTCCCGGGGCCCTCCCGAGGAGCCCcctcggggcggcggggccgggcgggcgccgGCTCCTGCCCCGGAGCTGCCGGGCCCCGTCGGGggtcccggggctgccccggcgtgGGGCCGCCCCATCGTCCGGGCGTCTTGGGGGGgcccgcagcgccccggggccgaggggggccggggggccccTGGGCGGGTCCGGCGGCCtcccgcggggagccgggggctgGAGCCGGTCCCGGGCCCCACCGCGCTGCTCGGGTGGGACGGACGGTTCCTTCTgccggcgccgggccccgcgggcggccggagcggggccggggggctccgcACCCCCGCGCCGTCGGGTTCGGGGTGCCCCTtgccagcagccccacagcccccccgcccccggtgcGGGCAGACGCCCGTTTCTAAAACTGACGCCGACAAGCAGCTACTTAAGACGGACTAAAAATAAAGGCCCAGGTCGTAATTTCAGCCTGAACCTCCCGGCCGGGAGTTGCTTTCTTGGGCTCTAAGCACCGGTGGGGAGAGGCAGGTTCCTGTTTTTGTTTGGGCCGCTCTGCTCTCTCGTGTGCCGGTGTCTTATTTTTAGGGGAGCTTTTTTGGAGGATGAAATTATCCAGAAAGAAAATTGGTGTCTAATTTGAGCTGCAAATCAATGTCTGAGGCGTCGACTGAGGCGTCTGCCGGCCCCCCCCCTGCGCCCCGCAGCCGGAGCGGGGTGGGGGACGCCGGGGCTTGTTCCTGGCTCCCTGGCAGCGCcttttggctgctgctgcctccgcccgggggggcggcggggggcggcaggaCGGGGGTGACCGGCGCTTGGGGAGCGCAGGAGGCGGCGGGTCCGGGCGCGGAGGGAGCCCCCGGCTGCGCCCCGGGAGGAGGGGGGGTGCGGGGGCAAAGGTGCGTGTTCCCGGGAGATGGTGGAACAAGGGGAGGCGGAAACCGCCGGGAAAGGCGGAACCGGGAGAGGAGCCCGGGCTTAAGGTGGACTGCGGGCCGCGGGAGGAGCGCGCAgccggggccccccccgcgcccgggaCCCCGCGGCGGGGCCCCCCGGCTCCTCCCGGCGGCTGCGGGGGCTGGAGGTCCCCCTTCAGCGGGGGATTTGTGCggggcagggaccccccaaaccccctcttgATCTCAGCGATGATCCGGTCCGGGGACAAGCTCCCACTGGGCGGGTTGGGGCACGCTGGGTGAAGCCTCCTCGCCCCCAGTGATCCCGCAGCTCTCCAGAGCCCcgccgggagcggggggaggcgcggggggcgcgggagCGCGAGGGCGGGATGCCAAGTGCCCTGGGGTCTCACCGTCACCCACCGCATCTCCGGGCACTGGCTGTCCTGGAGCTGGTGTGAGGGTCCTGCTGGGGGCCCTTCCCTGCTGCAAAACAGGTTTGCAAGGTGCCTCTGCGCGTTAATTCTCATGAGCTCCCTCCTCCTAGGCCCAAAGACCCCGGGGAGTGTGAGGAGAGGGCGCAAGATTGGCCCCAGGTCCCCTGCACCGGGCCCTGCGGGCGCTGcgcctggggaggagggaggcagcggGGGGGCTCTGCAGGTGCCCGGTTGCGGCCGTCTCCTGTGGTATCTGGGCGCCGCAGGCAGCTGTGAGCTCCGATAGAGCCCTATCAGTGGCGGGGCCGGTGCACTGGCGGGTGCGAGTCCTCCTGCCTGGGTGCAGGTGACTCAGGACTGCGTCCCCCGGGGGATCCATCTGTGCCCGACAGCAGCGAGCAGAGACCCGGGGCCGAGGGGTGGTGGGTGCCTGCATGGGGCCGTCCCCAGTCCTCACCTTCCTTCTGCCTCGCAGCATCTCTGCCCTTCGTCATCCTGACGCTGGTGAACTCCCCCTACAAGCGGGGCTTCTACTGCAACGACGACTCCATCCGCTACCCCTACAAGGCGGACACCATCACCCACGGCCTCATGGCTGGGGTCACCATCACCTGCACTGTTGTCATTGTAAGGACGCCCCGTCCCCTTCCCCCGGGCAGGGACATCCTGGCCCGTTGTGTCCGGGAGCTGGGTCCCAGCACAGCCTGTCTCCAGACCCCTGGCCGGGCAACAGGACCCTCGGGTCGAGCCCTGCTCTGCTGGGGGTCAGGAGCTCCCTCGGGGGCAGCGAGACTCACGTCCCGTGGGGCTGGTtccctgcagggagggggagaggccCCGGGAGGtcctgtggcaggggggtgctgggggctccgCCGCAGACCCGAGAGCCGCAGCGTCCCCCGTACCCCTGGTGCTGGGGAGCCGCTCGCTCGCCCCAAGACCCTCACTCTGCCCCTTGCTCTCCGCAGATCTCGTCGGGGGAAGCGTACCTGGTCTACACGGAGCGCCTCTACTCCAAGTCAGAGTTCAACAACTACCTGGCCGCCCTCTACAAGGTGGTGGGGACCTTCCTCTTTGGGGGGGCCATCAGCCAGTCCCTGACCGACCTGGCCAAGTACATGATTGGCCGCCTGCGGCCGAACTTCCTGGCCGTCTGCAATCCCGACTGGTCCAAGGTGAACTGCTCCATCTATGTGCAGCTGGAGAATGTCTGCCAGGGGGAGAGCAAGAACGTCACCGAGTCCAGGTGAGCCGGGGGCCGCCGGACACGGCCCCTCCACCCGCCTGGCGGTGCCGGGCTCCTGCGGCTGGTGGCAGCCCCGGACAGGTATCGACGCTCCTGCTGCGGGGCAGAGCCCGCCGAGCGGGTGGGGGGcttgcagggtgctgggggctcGCTCTCATGGCCTGGCCCATCCCTTTTGCCCTCAGACTGTCCTTCTACTCCGGGCACTCCTCCTTCGGGATGTACTGCATGATGTTCCTGGCGGTAAGTGCCGTGCTCCGGGTGCGCCGCGCCCCCCACGTCCCGTCCCCCAGCCGTGCCAGTGCCCCGAGCGCCCTCAGGCTGGTCAGTGCCCCCCGCGCTGGGTGATTGCTCCCCCCTTCCTGCCCAGCTCTACGTGCAAGCCCGGCTGGTGGGGAAGTGGGCCCGGCTGCTGCGCCCCACCATCCAGTTCTTCCTCATCGCCTTCGCCATCTACGTGGGCTACACCAGGGTGTCCGACTACAAGCACCACTGGAGCGACGTGCTGGCGGGGCTGCTCCAGGGGGCTCTGATCGCTGTCCTCATCGTGAGTGTCCCCCGCGCGACCCGCTGCTCCGCCGTGCCATGCCGCGGGGCTGCCCAAACCCTCTTTCCCCTCGGCCTTTCCCAGGTCCGCTACGTCTCTGACTTCTTCAAGGAGCGTCCCCCGCGGCAGTGCGGCGAGAAGGACCCAGAGCGCAAGCCCAGCCTGCCGCTCACCCTGAGCGACCCCGACTGCAATCACTACAGCTACCGGGGCGCCCCGTGAGCCGCGCGGCCCGACCGCAGACCTGCCCCACGCCACGCTCTGCACCGCTCCCGGCGCGGGGACGGGGACGCTGGCTCTGGGCCTCCCGCTGCCGCGGGTCCCTGCGGGACGGCCCTGCCCGTCCCCGCTCCCGGCTCCCCGCGGCTGCCGCTGCCCGGCCATCTCCGCTCCCTGTCCGCGGCAAGGGAAGGTCCTCGGTCCCCTGCGCGTCTGAGTCACCTCCACAGCTGCTGTCCCAGCCCTCTGCgggaagggagggagggcgggGAGGGTGGCATGTGGGGGTGGATTTATTGGGCTGGCAAACCGCGGCAGGCGAGGAGCAAACTTGTCAGGAAGTCTGAGGCTGCCTGTGCTGAGCGTGTGTTATCCCTGTCAAATTATCCAGCCTTATGAGTACAAATCCTCACAAGCACAGGGGGAGGAGGGCAGCTGCTGGGCTAGCAATACTATTTTGGAAAGGATTAAAGCAATCCAGAGCTCTTCCCTGTTCCCTGATTGCCTTTAAAAGCAGCCCCGGCCGCCCTGGGAGCGGGGGGCGCGCGGGCCGGCTTTCCTGCGGCGCTGCCGAGGGCTCCTCACACCCTGCTGCCGCGTTTGGGGCGAGGGGCGTGCGCCAGACTTTGTCTCTCCTGCAGCTTCAGCTGATACTTTCGGGGGTGCTGGGGGTagggggaaagggagaagctTTCTGTGGTAAAGGGAAATAAATGGGGATgtggagctggacacaggactccgaACGCCCTTGGGAAGGTGGGGAACGGGCCACGGAGCGGTCCCATCGCCAACGTGGCTGCCTCCGCCACTGGAGCGCTGTGGGCCTCTCTTTAAACTACATGCATTATCATTATgatgtgtttttataaaaatgtgttttttaaattagatCATCCTTAAAGAATGTCTGTGTCAGGCCTGTTCTCTTAATCCATGGATGCTCCTTGCCTTGGATTGGGTGAGCTCAAGTGTTTAGGGTTCCCTTCTCCATGGGAAAAGGGTCTGAAGCCACTCACGAGTGGGGAGGTTTATTGGGGGGTCTGTCGGGGCTGCTGAGCCCCTCTCCCGGTTGGGCCAGGAAGGCTGGGCTGGGCCAGTGAGGGGCCAGTGGGAGCAGCGTCGTCCCATGGGAGGGAGCCCCgttggggctggggctggcccgCTGCCCCTCACCCCGCCGCCTTCCCCAGGGTCGTTCTTTGGCCCTTCGAGAGGTCAGCGCAGGGCTCCAAGGCCTGTCCCAGCTGGGCCCTGTCCCGGCGCTGCCTTCGCCCTGACCCCGGGAGCCTCCTGCACTCCCCAGCGCCGCGTCCGGCCTCTGCGAGGGGGAAGGGAAGGCGGGGAGAAGCTCTCGGAAAAAGTGACGCTTTGTGCCTGCAGCTCCCTTGGCTGCTTTGGCAGCCGGAGCCGAGGGAAGGCAGGGCTGCGAGAGAGCCCTGGCACGGGTGCCCCGTGTCCCTCCTGCAGCGGGGCCAGGCGgcggctgggggggcacaggggggccTCTGCCCTGCGGGGGAGCAGGGGGCACCAGGAGGCAGCgccctggcagcagggctgggctcaggggtcAGCGGGGCAGCGTCTGCTCTGTCACGTCCCCGTGGTGTCAGcggcagccctgccctgctctggggtCCGGGGGGATCCCCGCTCTGCCCACGGTGCTCGAGGCCACCTGGGCCCTGCCCGCAGCTTGCCGGGGGTGGGCAGAGCTGCCGGCggggcacagggaccccccgaGTCCCGGCTGCTGTAGGCTCCCTCGACCCGGGCACGTCCTCGGCTCTGCAGAGTACCGAGGCCTGGGGGTCCCCGGGGTCACCCCAGTcgctgggggggtgggatggcCCGTCCCGGGgccagctctcctccagagcctCTTGCCCTCCCTCGGCCAGCGCAGCCCGGTCTGTCCTGGCCGGGCCCGCAGGCTCCCTGCGCGGTGTCGATGTGCTTACGCAGCGCGGGTTACTCCAGTCTAGACAAGCCCTGACCAAAAATACCTTCCCAGTGCCGAGGGAACTCCCTCGCCGcatgttgcttttctgttttcctttgcgaTCTCTCCTCCCGCAAGCCCTTCCCTGGTCCCCCAGCAGggtccttcctcctctcccagccctcTGGGCTGGTTGTTTAATATCTGATGGTGTAAAACAAAGCTGGTGGGAAGTGCCAGGGCAGGGCGTCTCTGCCGCAGGGTTTGCAAACAAAGGTCTGTGAGGGAGCAGCAGTTCCTGGAGTCGGGGGCAGCGTGGCACGGCCCAGGGTCCGGAGCTCGTCTGCGGGGTTTTCCTCCAGCCGGGCTGCGGtgcccagcagctgccccagcGCCTGGCACTGCCTCGACGGCTCCGCTCTGCAGCCAGGAACGTGCCTGCTCCCTTCCCTGGAGATCTGATTTCGCCCTTTGGATGCATCTCTGGAAAAACCAGCCGGGCCACAATGCTGCAGTGTGCGGCTCCGAAGGGCAGGGCGGCCTGGTGCTCGGCGGGGAGCTCGGCTGCTCCTTCCCTGGACGGATGAGGCTGCCGGTCCCTTCACAGCCCTGCCCCCGTGCCGGAAAGGGGCTGAGACCTGACCAAACTCACGGCATCCCAGCCTGAGCCACCTGCAGTTggagggacatggggaggggCTGTGAGCTGCAGCCGTTCTCCGGGGGGCAGCTGCCCGTGGGGCGGCTCCTCGGCCCCGTGGGCGGCAGCAGGGCGCTGAGGAGGGTGAAGCGGGTCCGGATGCTGCTGCAGAgtccccagcccctcctgccttTGCTCTGGTCGTGGCTGAACGCTGTGATGCGCCGCAGCGCGGCTCCAGCTCCGGGCCAGACCCGCTGTGGACACGGGGGCTGCCTCGAGTCCCCTGGACCTGGCAGAGCAGGGCTTGTCCTGCTCTCAGGAGCTGAGGGAGGGTGTCCGGTGGTGGGTaaagtgcccccccagcacctcgtGTGCCTCGCTTTCCCCGTTCAAGGCGTGAGGTTGCACCAAGCCCCATGGGTGGGAGCTGGCAGGAGCTCCGGGCGTCCTGCCTGGTGGATCCCCAGCGCTCAGGGTGAGCTGTGGCCCTAGGCACTGCGCCGGATGGTGACTGGGGTGTCCAAACAAACCCCTTTGCAGTGGGTGACTCAGGCGTTAGGGATCCAGTCCTGGTTGTGCTGGGGCAGAGTCGTCCGCGGGCTGACGCCAAGCAGCGTTGGCCCGCGAGGCACGGCTGGGACCTGCTCTCCGAGAGCCGTCCTGTTCCCCGGCGTCAGCAGCTCCACGCACCAAGTGCTCAGCCAAGACGCCTCCTTCCCAAAATAAGCTGCTTCTGGCAGCGCTCAGCCGGGCTCTGGCTTCCAGCCCCGCTCCGGAGGGGGCCCTGGGCTGCCTCCCCCAACCTGTGCCTCCTGGCTGCCTCCCGCCTTGCCACGCAGcgtcctgcccctctccctggcACCCGGGGCTCCTCCTGACATCCAAGGGGCTTCTTGGGGCTGCGCTCGCCCTGGCCCCATCCCCAGGTTGCCTCCGGCTCTGGCTCCATCCCCAGCTGACTGGGGCAAGAGGCAGCGAAGGGGCTGAGCCTCCCGGTGCCCGCAGCAGCTTCCAGGAGCGGGCAGAGGCCTTGCCAGGAAGGATGTTACTCATCCCCGAAACATCCCGGTCCCTGGCCGGTGGCCACGGGGGGAGGCAGCCACGGGAGGAGCctgcggcgggggggctcggggtggCCCCGCTCGGGGACGCGCTGGGGGGGGTCCGATGCCTCGGGCGGAGCAGGTCCCACCGTGGGACGGGGTGTTTGCAGCCtcgggggctcgggggggggggggggcgggcaaaGCTGGGGTGCCCGGGACCCCCAGGCCGCGGCGCCTGGAGCTGCCGGTGCTGCCCAGCGCGGCcccggggagctgggggagcccAGCGCGGTTGCCGAGACGgggctcccggcccggcccgtgtCCCGGTATCGGCGGGAGCagaggccggcccgccccgccgccgcgcagcgaGTCCCGGCGCCGCCGAGCGGGGCCGGAGCTGCCGGGGCCGCGGGacgggcgggagcggcgggagcggcggcagAGGGCAGCAAGAGCCCGGCGGAGCCGCCGGAGCGACGCGCGGGGCCGCGCCAGCCTGCGGCTGTCGGGGGACCcctggggggctcctggggggcacGGCCCGGCGGGACCCTGCGCGGAGACCAGGTGCTGccttcagcctctcctcctcctcctcctcctcctcctcctccttctccttctccttctccttctccttctccttctccttctcctcctcctcctcctctttctccttctccttctcctcctcctcctcctcctcctcctctttctccttctcctcctcctcctctgatcCCATGAGTGCTGCCTCCCCCACATCCTTTAGTCGTTGATTCCTATGAAATGTGCCCGCTGCCACAGACTCCTTTGATCTCACTAAGGGAAGGAAGGGGctagagaagaaattaaatggcAAAAGGAGGAAACGAGGAGGGGAAAGCCCTCCCGTGGAGTCTGGTCATGATGCCGCCCCCCATCAGGGCAGCCAGGCAAGAGCCTGGCCCAAGCTCTGCCCGTCGCAGCGGAGCGGGCAGGGTCACCCCGGCAGGGAATGCCCCTCTGCGGGGCGGCAGCACGGCCGGGGCCCCCAGCCGCATCACCCGGCCCCGCTAGAGCCGCTCTGGCACGGAGGAGCTGGCAGCCCAGCCCGGGGAAGCAGCCAGAGGGTTCGAGCAGCAGTTTGTTTTCCGCCGTTTGCCAGGAGCCGCACGGAGCCGCGGTGCTGCCAGGGCCGAGCTCTGCGGGAGCGTGGGGCGGCCAAGCGCCAGCCCGGCCCGGGACGGCCTTTCCCCACCGGGCCCGGCCCCTGCGCAGGGGAAGGCCTGGCCGGGGTGGCAGGTCGGGGGGTATTCccgggctccctcccttccctctcctacCGTGACGTTCCCACCCGACCAGAGCTGCCCTGCGAGGCCACGAGGCCGCTGGAGGCCGCAGGTCCCTGCGGGCCATGGCGGGGATCAGCGTCCCCTCGGGGCAGCTGCGGGACAGAGATGACCCCACGGTGGGAGCGGGTCCGGCCCTgtcctgcctgcacctctgccctGCCTGCGCCTCCGTCCTGCCTGCgcctctgccctgcctgcacctccgTCCTGCCTGCGCCTCcgccctgcctgtgcctctgtccTGCCTGCACTTCTGCCCTGCCTGCGCCTCCATCCTGCCTGCGCCTCCGTCCTGCCTGCTCAGCCCAGGAGGGTCGGCCTGAGGAGGGGCCGCCCGAGAGCAAGGGCACCGGGGGTCCTGCGGGAGCCGCTCGCCGGGGTTCTGCTCTCCGCTGCGTTGGCCtctccctcccgccagccccccgcagccgtcttggcccccccagccccatggggtGACGCTGGGCAGTGGCGGCACAGGGACGGGGCTCCCAGGCTGGGGAGGGCGCTTGGGCTGGGCGTGCTGTGTCAGTCCAGCCCTCaactgctttttttgttgttattttaatatttttcccttttacacTCTTGCTGCCTTAACATGACCTTGGCCAAATTATTTCCCCTCCCTCTGAGATTAATGGCCCCCTTCCAGAAATGATCCGCTCTGTCTACGAAAATAGACATTGTGCtgttattacattttaaaatataataaggGCCGGGAGGCTGCACTtctgctctccctccccagcccagcacccccacGCCAGACCCCACAGGTCTCTGGGGGCCAAGAGCGGGTgcagtgaggggggggggggcactcccAGCCCTTTCTGCATTCAGAGAGGGGGGTGTCGTACCCCCCGCTCCCCTcggcagagctgggcagtgggagATCAGCAGCTGCTCTCAGAAAACGCTGGGACTGCCAGGGCACGGCGGAGgtgggaccgggggggggggtggggggtgggggtgggtggtgtCCCCACGGGGGGGTCCCTGGCTCTGTAAAGCTGGCGGGGACCTGGTTGGTGGCTGGAAGTCCCTGCTCAGCCcccctggccagcacagcccaTTGCCCTGGGACTGCAGAGCCCCCCGGCACGCACAGGGAGGCCTTTGCGCAGCCACGCTCCCTTTCAGCGGTTTTGTCgaatttattatcattattattattattgttcttttCTGCCAGGGCCTGGAGGCGCGTGGTCGTCCCCCAGGACGGGCTCTCGGACCCACCGGCGCAGCGGCCGCGCTCTCCGCGAGGGTGGCGGGGGCAGAGGTGAAGGCAGGATCAAACCCACGTCCCCAGCCCCGTCTCAGCCGGGGGGGGGTCTGGGATCACGGGAGGGTCCTGGAGATGCAAAATGGCGGCAAAATAAAAGGTGAAAGTCAGACCCAACGCGGAGGTTTCGGCCGTTGCTTTTCCTCCCCATCACCCCGTGGCTCCCCGACCGTCGCCGGCGGGTGTCTGCCGGGTGGCTGTGCCTGCGTTGCGGGGTAATTCACTCTCCGCGGGGTTTTTCCCCCTCCCCGTGCGGGTGCAGGGCCCGCCGCAGGCAG
This region includes:
- the PLPP2 gene encoding phospholipid phosphatase 2 — translated: MERRKVFVVLDVLCLAVASLPFVILTLVNSPYKRGFYCNDDSIRYPYKADTITHGLMAGVTITCTVVIISSGEAYLVYTERLYSKSEFNNYLAALYKVVGTFLFGGAISQSLTDLAKYMIGRLRPNFLAVCNPDWSKVNCSIYVQLENVCQGESKNVTESRLSFYSGHSSFGMYCMMFLALYVQARLVGKWARLLRPTIQFFLIAFAIYVGYTRVSDYKHHWSDVLAGLLQGALIAVLIVRYVSDFFKERPPRQCGEKDPERKPSLPLTLSDPDCNHYSYRGAP